The following are encoded together in the Populus trichocarpa isolate Nisqually-1 chromosome 5, P.trichocarpa_v4.1, whole genome shotgun sequence genome:
- the LOC18098688 gene encoding uncharacterized protein LOC18098688, with the protein MEEESIQLDHDCNSTEESSTMQLVPPTSPEISGVCGHPIENPRVGDEYQAEIPSMISQAEHLQLVTIPFDSDGISSASHSFLIGLPVPIMWLDDHKVTSGEDEGCRSLSHPGDAVLKNESSKSKKCKKHCTVKKEGSELNAELLDDVKELKPATFQSKVAGKENLDQLCKSKNYYPLPGLLHNPWRNADVDGFILGLYIFGKNFVQMQRFIDKEVGEILSFYYGKFYMSDAYRRWSDTRKTKKKKCVYGHRIFTGWRQQELFSRLDPHVPVHFRNTFQEVSMEFTKGKISLEDYVFKLKATVGIQVLVEAVGIGKGKDDLTGLAMEPVKSNHLFPDCPAGKDYSSLTASEIIKLLTGGFRLSKARSNDIFWEAVWPRLLARGWHSEQPQNQGYVDTNHCLVFLVPGIKKFSRRKLVKGNHYFDSVSDVLSKVASEPTLIELEAEETRGSICYEEDGWDPGVPSNLDDQSICQPRQFLKPQVSKRNLNHVKFTVVDSSLDGGKKSKVKEMRYSPDDLKVMPLFTTLSGRTPRIFLESTLDKNDLDALGMPLDGEEKMNDVDCNEGGTFHACSSNSTKFTIVDTSLLLGGISVRPRELRCLPVEYDCASEMTNATENETDSSDNSLVQHAPDAANRPNYRRGIFEKSYQDESSELKEHQPTRTLKHQSSRRAKSSQSNYLVPPVKRQRLTVCSDTEMSDVIENFSGGMRSKQGRVCLALKAPSAGSKAFKVHGYRKKSSSTKPSAKCDPEEENGGGMLSANYFGLGNSQRENVEHQSPLLIDLNLPQVALDSNNGEVVPMEVENIQRINANNKCYPSQSDNTNTDMLSTSVDVTPAAEEPDMNPRRQSTRNRPMTIKALAALEYGFLEVKKRPKNDGVRTDKKSCFRALPRVQQHSSRSNIKACSVGAGIVDLKEERDASGAFIVE; encoded by the exons ATGGAG GAGGAATCAATTCAGCTAGATCATGATTGCAATTCCACTGAAGAATCATCTACTATGCAGTTAGTTCCTCCAACATCTCCTGAGATAAGTGGTGTGTGTGGGCATCCAATAGAGAACCCTCGAGTTGGTGATGAGTATCAAGCAGAAATTCCATCCATGATATCACAAGCAGAGCATCTACAACTTGTAACAATCCCTTTTGATTCAGATGGAATATCCAGCGCTTCCCATTCCTTTCTAATAGGTTTACCAGTCCCAATCATGTGGCTGGATGATCATAAGGTTACTAGTGGAGAGGATGAAGGGTGTAGATCTCTGAGCCACCCTGGAGATGCGGTTCTTAAAAACGAGTCCAGCAAATCCAAAAAATGCAAAAAGCATTGTACTGTGAAGAAGGAAGGTTCAGAACTCAATGCTGAATTATTGGATGATGTTAAGGAATTGAAACCAGCGACCTTTCAATCCAAGGTGGCAGGCAAAGAAAACTTAGATCAGCTGTGTAAAAGCAAAAACTATTATCCTCTTCCTGGTTTACTGCATAACCCTTGGAGAAATGCAGATGTAGATGGTTTTATTcttggtttatatatatttggaaaaaaTTTTGTTCAGATGCAGAGATTCATAGACAAGGAGGTGGGGGAAATACTGTCATTTTATTATGGGAAATTTTATATGTCTGATGCGTATCGTCGATGGTCAGATACTCggaagacaaaaaagaagaaatgtgtATATGGACATAGAATTTTCACAGGGTGGAGGCAACAGGAACTGTTCTCTCGTCTGGATCCTCATGTCCCAGTGCATTTTCGAAATACTTTCCAAGAG GTCTCTATGGAATTTACCAAGGGTAAAATCTCACTAGAAGATTATGTATTCAAATTAAAGGCCACTGTTGGCATTCAAGTTCTTGTAGAAGCTGTTGGTATCGGTAAGGGGAAAGATGATCTCACTGGTCTTGCCATGGAACCTGTAAAAAGCAATCATTTGTTTCCTGATTGTCCAGCTGGTAAAGATTACTCCTCTCTTACAGCCAGTGAGATAATCAAGCTTTTGACTGGGGGCTTCCGTTTGAGCAAAGCTCGCTCTAATGACATTTTTTGGGAAGCTGTTTGGCCCCGTTTGCTGGCAAGAGGGTGGCACTCTGAGCAACCACAGAATCAGGGTTATGTTGATACCAATCACTGTCTTGTTTTTCTCGTTCCTGGCATTAAGAAATTTTCAAGAAGAAAACTTGTGAAAGGTAATCACTACTTTGACTCTGTCAGTGATGTTTTGAGCAAAGTTGCATCAGAACCAACGCTTATTGAGCTTGAAGCTGAAGAAACTAGAGGCAGCATCTGCTATGAAGAGGATGGCTGGGATCCAGGAGTACCATCAAACCTGGATGATCAATCCATTTGTCAACCCCGCCAATTTCTTAAACCTCAGGTTTCTAAACGCAATCTGAACCATGTGAAGTTCACTGTTGTGGATTCAAGTTTGGACGGAGGGAAAAAGTCCAAGGTGAAAGAAATGAGATACTCTCCAGATGATTTGAAAGTTATGCCCTTGTTCACCACTCTTTCAGGTAGAACTCCAAGGATTTTTTTGGAGAGCACACTGGATAAAAATGATCTAGATGCTCTTGGTATGCCATTGGATGGTGAAGAGAAAATGAATGATGTTGACTGCAATGAGGGTGGTACATTTCATGCATGCAGCTCGAACTCTACGAAGTTCACCATTGTAGACACCAGTTTGTTACTTGGAGGAATATCAGTAAGGCCAAGAGAACTAAGATGTTTACCAGTTGAGTATGACTGTGCTTCTGAAATGACCAATGCAACTGAGAATGAAACCGATTCCTCTGACAATTCACTGGTTCAGCATGCACCAGATGCAGCTAATAGACCCAACTATAGAAGGGGTATATTTGAAAAGAGCTACCAGGACGAAAGCTCCGAATTGAAAGAACACCAGCCAACGAGAACTTTAAAGCACCAATCAAGTCGAAGGGCAAAATCCAGCCAGTCAAATTACTTGGTCCCTCCAGTGAAACGACAGAGACTAACTGTTTGTTCTGATACAGAGATGAGCGATGTCATTGAGAATTTCTCTGGAGGCATGCGGTCAAAACAAGGGAGGGTTTGTTTAGCTTTGAAAGCACCAAGTGCTGGCAGCAAAGCCTTTAAAGTCCATGGTTATCGAAAGAAATCATCATCAACTAAACCCTCAGCTAAATGTGATCCAGAAGAGGAGAATGGCGGGGGGATGTTGAGTgcaaattattttggtttaggAAATTCTCAGAGAGAAAATGTGGAACATCAATCCCCGCTTTTGATTGATCTGAATCTACCTCAAGTTGCATTGGACTCTAATAATGGAGAAGTGGTGCCCATGGAAGTGGAAAACATCCAAAGAATAAATGCCAATAATAAATGTTATCCATCTCAGTCAGATAATACCAATACCGACATGTTGAGTACCTCTGTTGATGTTACTCCTGCAGCAGAGGAACCTGATATGAACCCCAGAAGGCAAAGCACAAGAAACAGGCCAATGACCATTAAAGCATTGGCAGCTCTTGAATATGGATTCTTGGAAGTGAAGAAGAGGCCAAAGAACGATGGAGTTCGCACAGACAAGAAATCCTGTTTTAGAGCCCTTCCTCGGGTCCAACAACATAGTAGTAGAAGTAACATAAAGGCATGCAGTGTCGGTGCTGGTATTGTGGATTTGAAGGAAGAAAGGGATGCTAGTGGAGCCTTCATTGTTGAATGA